Within the Candidatus Reidiella endopervernicosa genome, the region CGAACAGAGTGGCGGGCGGTGACGTGCCCAATCTCGTGACCAAGGACGGCGGCCAGCTCGGCCTCGGAGTTGAGGTAGGCGAGCAGGCCGCGAGTGATGTAGATGTAACCACCCGGCAGGGCGAAGGCGTTGACGTCAGTGCTGTCGACGAGCGTGAAGCGGAATACCAGATTACTGCGATGGCTCGATTTGGCTAGCTTGTCGCCAATGCGCTGAATATAGCGCTGTAGCTCAGGGGCATCGTAGGGTTTGTACTGTTTCAGCACCGACTGGTGATACTGGCGCCCGAGTGCGATCTCCTGATCTTCACTCATCAATACAAAATCCTGCGCACCCGTCACCGGATTGGTTGAGCAGGCGCCCAGCAGAATGAGAGGCAGCAGCAGTGCGGCTAACAGGTAACGCTTGATGATGAGGTGTGAGGGTGTCTGTCTCATGTTTCTATGGACTGGTTGATGGCCTGCTCTCAAGAGGTGTCATGGGTGAAAGTGTAGGAACAGAAGCTGTGTAACCGCAAGCGTGGCGGCTGCCCATTTTCATGGAGGTGGGTGGTGCTAATCAACCACTGAGAGTGGGAGGGATTTATCGCGAGAGTTTTGAGCAACAAAAAAGGGCGCCGAGGCGCCCTTTTTCACGATGATTTTGTGCTTATCGACCGTACTTGTTACGGAACTTGTCGATACGACCGCCGGTGTCGAGGATCTTCTGCTTGCCAGTGTAGAAGGGGTGGCATTGTGAGCAGACTTCGATTTGCAGATCCTTACCAACAGTTGAGCGCGTGGTGAAGCTGCTACCACAACTGCAGGTTACGTTTACATCGTTGTAAGCGGGATGGATGTCCGATTTCATTTCTGTAGCCTCTGTCTGTTTCTATCCGCTTCCAACGCTTTGGAGGCGGCCCATCGGCCTGATGCCGATCGCAAGGCGGAGGATTGTACGTCAACAGAACCCGGACGACAAGGGCAGGGCCGATTAATGCTTTTTAGGCTCGCGAGGGTGGTAGCGAATGACCTTCGCCTTCGGTAGTTGTCGGTATTGGCCATCGGGTGGAGGGTTGCTAAGACTCGACATAGTTGCCAGCAGACCGCCTTCACCCAGCACGGTATTCATCATCATATCGTTGATCTTAACGCAGGCGCCTAGAGGTGATGAGGAGAGCCGTCGAATCTGATCAATACGCCACTGTAGGCGGCGCAGTCTGGTCTGGCTGCGACTGGCGCAACGGGAGATCTGTCCCTCGAGCAGTTCGCTTCGTCGCGCCTCAAAGGCGGCGGGATCGGCATTTGCCAGGTCTGACCACTCGTCGAAGTCTATGCGTGCTGACGCTGCTAAACCCATAGTAACTCTCCCGCACTAACGGACCGTCAAAGGGGTAAAAAATCCCCCTCCTTTGAAAATAACACATCACCGTGATGTTGCCAGTTATGCATGTAACCAATTGATTAAGCTGTGTTAATGGTCGCGTTTTGTGGGGTTTGTAGGGTGGGCAGTCCAGGTTTGGAAATTAGCTAACAAAGAGGCCGAGAAGCTCGTTGAGATGGAGTCTACCTGTCGCCGTAGGTTTGATCTGGTATTCATCCACTTCGATCAGGCCGCGATCTTGCGCGATCTGTAGTGGGGATGCGATAGAAGAGAGTTCAAGCCCAGTGCGCTGTTTAAATAGATCGAGTTCAAATCCCTGGTTGAGTCGGAGTGCATTCATCATGAATTCCAGTGCACGGTCTTCTAAGCTCAGGCGCGACTCACCGCTGATTACGCTGGAGCTGGTTGCCTGTTGTAGGTAGCTGCGAGGATGGCGTTGGCGCCAGCGCCGCAAAACAGTGTTAGCAGCGGTCAGCTTGGCGTGTGCGCCAGCACCAATACCAAGGTAGTCACCAAACTGCCAGTAGTTGAGGTTGTGGATACACTGCTGTGCTTCGCGGCTGTAAGCGGAGATTTCGTACTGCTGGTAACCGTGGGTATCGAGGAGTTCGATTCCAGACCGCTGTACGCGCCAGAGTGCATCGTCATCGGGCAGGGAGGGTGGAGGGGCGTGGTGGAAGGCGGTATTGGGCTCCAGGGTTAGCTGATACCAGGAGATGTGACCGGGATCGAGATCGATCGCCGTCTGTAGATCTCGCAGTGTCTGCGCCTGTGATGCACCAGGCAGACCAAACATCAGGTCGAGGTTAATACGCTCGAAACCTGCCCGC harbors:
- the rpmE gene encoding 50S ribosomal protein L31, whose protein sequence is MKSDIHPAYNDVNVTCSCGSSFTTRSTVGKDLQIEVCSQCHPFYTGKQKILDTGGRIDKFRNKYGR
- a CDS encoding DUF3135 domain-containing protein translates to MGLAASARIDFDEWSDLANADPAAFEARRSELLEGQISRCASRSQTRLRRLQWRIDQIRRLSSSPLGACVKINDMMMNTVLGEGGLLATMSSLSNPPPDGQYRQLPKAKVIRYHPREPKKH
- the hemW gene encoding radical SAM family heme chaperone HemW — encoded protein: MSMLALPPLSLYVHFPWCVRKCPYCDFNSHEPGEKIPQHEYIDALLADLEHDLPLVAGREIVSIFFGGGTPSLFAPEQIDRLIEALENRLRFADKIEITLEANPGTLEQHHFGGYRSAGVNRLSIGVQSFDDHALKSIGRIHDRDEAVRAVESAQRAGFERINLDLMFGLPGASQAQTLRDLQTAIDLDPGHISWYQLTLEPNTAFHHAPPPSLPDDDALWRVQRSGIELLDTHGYQQYEISAYSREAQQCIHNLNYWQFGDYLGIGAGAHAKLTAANTVLRRWRQRHPRSYLQQATSSSVISGESRLSLEDRALEFMMNALRLNQGFELDLFKQRTGLELSSIASPLQIAQDRGLIEVDEYQIKPTATGRLHLNELLGLFVS